DNA sequence from the Alkalilimnicola ehrlichii MLHE-1 genome:
TCAAGGATGTTCTCCGCTAGTTGGCTTAGGCGAGCCACCCAGTCGGCTCGGGCGTCGGGTTCACTGTTGACTTCGATCGAGCTCCAGAGCCATGGAAAATAGGCATCGGCCCAGCCTTCGTCATACTCACCCAGCCAAACGGCCGTCCATTGGCCAGCCTCCCGTCGATTGGTGTCGGGCCAACCCTCCGGACCGCCCTCCAGAAGAGTGAAAAGCGCGGGCCGAAGGACTCGGCTTCTCAGGTTCCGGGCGGCGTCGATGGCCCACTCGGACCGACGGCCCAGGTGATCCGCTGGCTCGCCGCCCAGCAGTAAAAGCCGCTTGGCCTTGCTGTCGATCGGGATGTTCACTTCATGGAAGCCGTCGGTGGTGCCCTGGCCGCGAACCAGTGCGCTGGCGTGAAAGATGGCGGCACCATCGCCGCTGGGCAACTCTTGCATGGGCGCTAGGAGATATTCGGTCTGTGTGATGATTAGGTCCCGCAGCATATCGGGATGAAAACCGCGGGCACTGGGAGTTAACGCGCTGCCCTTTTTCCGGTGTATCGGGGTCCATCCGTCACCGACGTTGCCGGCGAGTTCTTTGCCACCGGCAATGCGGGCGGCCTTGGTGGGTTTCCCAAGTGCGGCGATGCCCGTTGGCTTCGAAACGAGGCGGACGAGGCGGCAGATCTCGATAAAATATGGATGCAGCGTCTCGAGTCCAATGCTTGTCTGGCCATCCCAGGGCAGAGTCCAAAGCAGCAAATGGCCGTCGTCGCGAAACGGCCAAGGTGGCTGGGTCAGGTGGGTCCTTTGTGCGTTGAGTCGGGCTAGGTCTTCCCGCCAGCGCTCAGATGGTTGGAGGGTGCGGTTGACGCCTACGCAGACCCTCACGCCGAAGCCGCCATTCATTCTGCTTATGCCATAATTGCCCTGACCCAGGAACCCGCTCATCGTCTGTGACGAGATCAGTGCCAGTGCCCAGTCTTCCGGGCTCGCATGCGTTAGACGCGAAGCTTTCAAATCGTGGTTTTTCGCGGTTTGCAGTACATCGAGTTCATCGGGAGTGGCGGCCTTGGGTTTGTAGCCGGCCAGAT
Encoded proteins:
- the casA gene encoding type I-E CRISPR-associated protein Cse1/CasA — protein: MNANLLTDNVFGILTPDQQHRRLSLPGLLAALARGEVESLTGVQRHQIDAFHIFLCYLSAAALECADQPDPPQEEDRWKQSLRLLSDYADDCAWTLAVDGPGKPAFMQPPIPSNDLAGYKPKAATPDELDVLQTAKNHDLKASRLTHASPEDWALALISSQTMSGFLGQGNYGISRMNGGFGVRVCVGVNRTLQPSERWREDLARLNAQRTHLTQPPWPFRDDGHLLLWTLPWDGQTSIGLETLHPYFIEICRLVRLVSKPTGIAALGKPTKAARIAGGKELAGNVGDGWTPIHRKKGSALTPSARGFHPDMLRDLIITQTEYLLAPMQELPSGDGAAIFHASALVRGQGTTDGFHEVNIPIDSKAKRLLLLGGEPADHLGRRSEWAIDAARNLRSRVLRPALFTLLEGGPEGWPDTNRREAGQWTAVWLGEYDEGWADAYFPWLWSSIEVNSEPDARADWVARLSQLAENILEHAFGAAPQRTGRRYRAQVRASGLFRGALYKHFQEEMAHGRH